In Oscillospiraceae bacterium, a single window of DNA contains:
- the speD gene encoding adenosylmethionine decarboxylase: MDEKIRLYGFNNLTKSLSFNIYDICYAKTAREQQDYIKYINEQYNSERLTEILTKLSDMIGATILNISKQDYEPQGASVTFLIAEESMLKNRSGETVTAHLDKSHIAVHTYPEYHPETSIATFRVDIDVATCGEITPLSTLDFLIGSFDSDIITIDYRVRGFTRNMEGKKLFNDNNIVSIQNYIDQETLLKYDAVDINVYQANIFHTKMLIKDPVLQNYLFNSDVYEIPPKIRLDIINALRREMIEIFSGQIIFPEAKK, translated from the coding sequence ATGGATGAAAAAATTCGGCTGTACGGGTTCAATAACCTGACCAAATCTCTGAGCTTCAACATTTACGACATCTGTTATGCCAAAACCGCCCGCGAACAGCAGGACTATATCAAGTATATCAACGAACAATATAACTCCGAACGGCTGACCGAAATATTGACAAAACTCTCTGATATGATCGGCGCGACGATTCTGAACATCTCCAAACAGGATTATGAGCCGCAGGGGGCCAGCGTCACCTTTTTGATTGCGGAAGAGAGCATGCTCAAAAACCGCAGCGGCGAGACGGTGACCGCGCATTTGGACAAGAGCCACATCGCGGTGCACACCTATCCGGAATACCACCCCGAGACCTCCATCGCCACGTTTCGCGTGGATATCGACGTCGCCACCTGCGGCGAGATCACCCCGCTTTCGACGCTGGACTTTTTGATCGGCAGCTTTGATTCGGATATCATCACGATCGATTACCGCGTCCGCGGCTTCACGCGCAACATGGAGGGAAAGAAGCTGTTCAACGACAACAACATCGTCTCTATTCAGAATTATATTGATCAAGAGACCCTTTTGAAATACGATGCCGTGGATATCAACGTCTATCAGGCAAATATCTTTCATACCAAGATGCTGATTAAAGACCCGGTGCTCCAGAACTATCTTTTCAATTCCGACGTCTATGAAATCCCGCCGAAAATCCGCCTGGACATCATCAACGCCCTCCGACGCGAGATGATCGAAATTTTCAGCGGCCAGATTATTTTCCCGGAGGCAAAGAAATGA
- a CDS encoding aminotransferase class I/II-fold pyridoxal phosphate-dependent enzyme, translating into MSDQSRAPLMEALERIRYDRLVPFDVPGHKRGKGNPELTEFLGEQCLSVDVNSMKPLDNLCHPTSVIMEAEMLAAEAFGAANAFFMVGGTTSSVQAMILSSVKGGDEIILPRNVHQSVINSLVLCGAVPIYINPQTHKQLGISLGMSVAEVRHTIEEHPHAKAVLVNNPTYYGICSDIKQITQIAHEKGMLVLADEAHGTHFYFGKNMPVSAMAAGADMAAVSMHKSGGSLTQSSILLCGPKMNPHYVRKIINLTQTTSGSYLLLSSLDVSRRNLALQGPEIFEKVTRYSGYAREEINAIGDYYAYSKELVNGDSIFDFDTTKLSVNTLGIGLAGIEVYDLLRDEYGIQIEFGDLGNILAYISVGDKHKNIERLISALSEIRRIYKRTNKDLLDSEYINPVVAMSPQKAFYAEKISLPIDECVGKVCTEFVMCYPPGIPILAPGERITDEIIRYIRYSGEKGCLITGPESMNASRLNVLKGE; encoded by the coding sequence ATGAGCGACCAAAGCCGCGCGCCGTTGATGGAGGCACTGGAACGGATCAGATATGACCGCCTGGTTCCGTTCGACGTTCCGGGTCATAAGCGCGGCAAAGGCAATCCCGAACTGACAGAGTTTTTGGGGGAGCAGTGTCTCTCGGTGGACGTAAATTCGATGAAACCGCTAGATAACCTCTGCCACCCCACCAGTGTGATCATGGAAGCGGAGATGCTCGCCGCTGAGGCCTTCGGCGCGGCAAATGCCTTTTTCATGGTCGGCGGAACGACTTCCTCGGTTCAGGCGATGATCCTCTCGAGCGTGAAAGGCGGGGACGAGATCATTTTACCGCGCAACGTCCACCAGAGCGTGATCAATTCCCTGGTGCTCTGCGGCGCGGTTCCGATCTACATCAACCCGCAGACCCATAAGCAGCTCGGAATCTCCCTTGGGATGTCGGTGGCGGAGGTCCGGCACACCATTGAGGAGCACCCACATGCTAAAGCTGTTTTGGTGAACAACCCCACTTACTACGGCATCTGCTCCGATATCAAGCAGATCACACAGATCGCCCATGAAAAAGGCATGCTGGTTTTAGCGGATGAGGCGCACGGAACGCATTTCTATTTCGGAAAAAATATGCCCGTTTCGGCCATGGCGGCAGGTGCAGATATGGCAGCGGTGAGCATGCACAAATCGGGCGGTTCGCTGACCCAGAGTTCCATTTTGTTATGCGGGCCGAAGATGAATCCCCACTACGTCCGGAAAATCATCAACCTGACCCAGACCACCAGCGGCTCTTATCTGTTGCTTTCCAGTCTTGATGTTTCGAGAAGAAATCTCGCGCTGCAGGGCCCGGAAATCTTTGAAAAAGTGACGCGCTATTCCGGATATGCACGGGAGGAGATCAACGCCATCGGCGATTATTACGCCTACTCCAAAGAGCTCGTCAACGGCGACAGTATCTTTGATTTCGACACGACAAAACTCTCGGTGAACACCCTCGGAATCGGCCTTGCGGGCATCGAGGTCTACGATCTTTTACGCGATGAATACGGAATCCAGATCGAATTTGGGGATTTAGGCAATATTTTGGCCTATATCTCGGTCGGCGACAAGCATAAAAACATCGAGCGCCTGATCAGTGCATTAAGCGAGATCCGGCGCATCTATAAACGCACCAACAAGGATTTGCTCGACAGCGAATACATCAATCCCGTTGTGGCGATGTCCCCGCAAAAGGCTTTTTACGCGGAGAAAATCAGCTTACCCATCGATGAATGTGTCGGAAAAGTCTGCACCGAGTTTGTGATGTGTTATCCGCCGGGAATTCCGATTTTAGCGCCGGGTGAGCGCATCACTGACGAAATCATCCGCTATATCCGCTATTCCGGAGAAAAGGGCTGCCTGATCACAGGCCCGGAAAGCATGAACGCAAGCCGCCTAAACGTGCTGAAAGGAGAATAA